The stretch of DNA CTTATCGCTTGGCTGTCTGACATGTTTGCTAGATAATCGCAGATCTCTCGACGTTGCTCTGTTTGCGAATTTAACTGTTCAAAACGAACTAAGGTGGCAGAAGGTAAGAGACGTTGCGGATCAGAAAGAAACGCTAAAAACAGCTTAACCAACATTTGTTGGCCTTTAAACTCAGCTTGCTGAATTGCAGGTGTCTGAATAACATTGTTAAAAACAAATCGTTTTAATAGTTGTAAAATTGGCTCTGCCATTTCATTTAACGCGACGTTGTATTTAAGTAAAGGATCGATAAAGTCTTCTGATACTTGTTTTATTTCGATGCTGGTAATTAAATGATTAACTAAAGCGCCAATAGCATTTTTCCTCATAGACGGTGTACCGCTAAACAGCATGTTTGTTAATTGTTCAGCATGCTTTTTTGCCCATGGATTATCAATCGTTTTCAGTTCATATAAAACGTCCGTTTCCCATTGATGTTGTTGAACATTTTCAAGCACGATAGCATCTTCTAAATCATGCACGGCATAAGCAATATCATCGGCCGTTTCCATTAAGGACGAGTCAAAAGATTTATAAATAGTTTTCTTTTGTTGATAAGGGGTTTCTTTGGTTTTTGAAATGTTACTGGTTGTGCAAAACAAGTTTTTATCTTTGTCATTTAAAAGCGAAAATACCCAGTCTGCTACATCTTGATCGGCGCTAAATAGGCCTTTAGTTGGCTTCCATAGACTGGTATTCAAAAATGGAATGGACTTATCATTATTATGGTTAAAGTTTACGTTACTGCTTATAAATTGAGGATATTTTATAAGGCCTAAAACGGTTCTACGAGTCAGGTCCATGCCATGATGTTCAGTATACGGTTCTAGCTTAGAAACTATTCTTAGTGTTTGCCCGTTAGCTTCAAAGCCTCCAGCGTCAAACATCATATAATTTAGAGCAATTTCACCGCCGTGCCCAAAGGGTGGATGACCAATATCATGAGCAAGACAAATTGATTCTACTAATGCGTCGGGGGGTAAGATGTTTTGTAAAGTAGCGTTAGCTATGACTTGTTTACTTTGTTTTAATTGCGCCAGTAGGCCAGTGCCAATTTGTGCAACTTCTAGTGAGTGGGTGAGGCGAGTTCGGTAAAAATCATCTTGCCCGACGCCCACAATTTGAGTTTTGGCTTGTAACCTGCGAAAAGCAGCAGAATGTAAAATTCGAGCTTTGTCTCTTTGATAAGGCTCGCGGTGATCGTTTGGTCTTACGTTGTTGTTATGTGAGCGTCGTTCGGTCCAAGCTTTCATTTGTTTACTCATTACAAGGGTTGAGATATTTCATCAAAGCTGAGTGAAAAACTAGGTAAAAAAACGTCGATAAAATAACGTAATTCTTCAGTTTGATATTTCTCTAATGACTTCTCTATATTTTTTTTTGCTTTTTCAAATTCGTGATTTCCAGCGGCTATTTCTTCAATTGCTTTGATATAGCCACATACTACATCAGCAGACTTTACTATAAATGCGACGTCTTCTGGTATTTTGTGATGATCAATTAATGGTAGAAACTCTTCTTGAAATTCTTCAGGTAGCATGGATATGAGTGACTGCTCAGCAATGTTTTCTATTTTCTTGTATGCGCGAGCTATTTCCTCGTTGTGGTATTTAATAGGACTTGGAAGATCGCCCGTTAAAACCTCGCTAGCGTCATGGTACAAAGCGACAACGGCCACTTGATAAGGATCGAGATTGCCGCCAAACTTCTTGTTTTTTATTATTGCTAACATATGTGCAACAGTCGCAACTTGATGACTATGCTCTTGAACATTCTCCGGTGTCACGGTTCTCATTAATGGCCATCTAAAAATGAGTTTTAATCGTGACATGTTCGCAAAAAAGTGACTTTTTTCCATAACTTAACTTCTTCTTATAAATATGAGACAAGCATAGCAGTATTTTATTTTCAGTTCGATTGTCATTAGTTACATTTTGTTGCACAAAAATACATCTATAATTAAACACATGTGACATTGTATACGTAAGTGTGTTTGTAAATTAACCAAAGAGTATTTTATGCCTTTACCTCTAATAGCGTTGGCGACAGTCATTGGTACAGCATTAGCTAACGAAAATGCTAAAAAGTATTATCGCCGACTTGATGATCAACGTTCACAAGGTGACCATGATTTAAATCACCCGCGTACTGTTAAAATGCCATCAAGCTATTGTAGCGGAAACTACAGTAAAGAACCTGCTCCGGGAAGTGTAGTGTGCTGTGAAGTATTTAATGCATTAGATCACACCGGTGTATGGATCGACCGAGACACTATAATAGAATTTAGCAATTCAGGACTGGTAAAGGCCGTGTCAGCTGAGCGCTTTTTAAAAGAGCGTTCGGGAAATCACATTTACGTTGCCAATGATAAAACTGGTCAATCAATTCAGTTTGAGGGATTAGCCGATAGGGCAGTTAAGCGCGTGTTTACATATAATGAATATGATTTAGCAGAGAATAATTGTCATAACTTTGTATACCAATGTATAACAAATAGTGACGATAAAATAACTTTGTTTTCGTCGCTAACAAGCGCGATATCTAACCTAAGCGGTAGCCACGTTTACTGGGATAAAGTTAAGGTATAACGCGCTTAATTGCTATGCTAAAATATTAATAAATAATTTGATAATATTTTAGGTGTTTATGCACAATCCTTCAAAGTCTAATCTGGTCAGTCGTTTACTAACAATATTTATAGTTTCTACATTAGCGGCTTATCCATTCTTTAATCATCCTGATAAGGTTGATGAAGACCAACAAGATGAAATCGTGGCAGAGACCAATATCGTTTACGAAAATGAACATTTACCGGACTTTTCAGCAATTAGTGATGTTCGAGAAAAGAAAAAGGCATTTTTCTCGTACTTACAGCCTCTCGTAGAGCAAGTTAATTACGAAATAGAGCAGCAACGTGATTTTATTTTGAACTTGGATAAGATGCCGGTATCCAAAAACGAAAAAGCTAGACTAGCAAAAATATTAAAACGTTATGACGTTTCTAGTGATCTACCATTTGCTGAAATGAAAAAACGTTTATTGCGTAGAGCCGATACGTTACCCGTAGCGTTAGTATTAATGCAGGCTGCAAATGAGAGTGCATGGGGAACGTCAAGATTTGCGTTAGAGGCAAATAATCTTTTTGGCCAATGGTGCTTTAAGAAAGGTTGTGGTGTTATACCAACAGGTCGCCCAGAAGGGAAAACTTATGAAGTGCGCCTGTTTAAGCATCCGATAGCATCAATACGTAGTTATTTTAATAACCTTAACACGGGCCATGCTTATGTTTCTTTACGTACTGTACGAGAGCAACAACGAAATCAACAAGAAGAGTTAGACCCGTCAATCTTAGCAACGGGTTTATTAAAGTATTCTATTAGGCGCGAAGCTTATGTTGAAGAAATACAAACAATGATCCGTGTTAACAATAAGTATATAGATTAATTCATGAACAAAACCTTAATCAGCACACTATTGCTATTGGTTCTAGTTGTTCCGGTAGCAGCAGCTAATAATAAGTTTTTATCTCTAAGTTATGATGGTTTTTTTGACCGAATAGAAAAACTAGATAAACCTGAGTTTCAGAATGTGAAACTAGCTTTTTATCTCAAAGAGATGACAAGTGGCCAACCGTGTGAAATCAATTCGGTAAAACTAAAAACCAAACTAAAGTCATTAGATGTTTACTTCTATGAAGATGGAGAGGTCATTCTTCCTTTTGATAAGCAGTTTGATTTAGATAAGGCACAGGTTGTTATTAATAAAAAGAATGATGATAATTGTGGTTTAGATATGCGCTTAGAAAGTGTGTTGCTTTTTGGTGAAGAAGTGTCTGGTCAACAAATTCATAATATGACAAACACATTTGATGAAGCATTAAAAAAGCAAACTGGTATGATGTCTTTTTTAGCGCCTGACGTTGTCGGTCTTACGTTTCTTGGGAAAGCAGGTACCAAGCTGCAAATTCAAACCCCAGGCGTAGGCGTTTGCAATGATTT from Psychrosphaera aestuarii encodes:
- the yfbR gene encoding 5'-deoxynucleotidase, yielding MEKSHFFANMSRLKLIFRWPLMRTVTPENVQEHSHQVATVAHMLAIIKNKKFGGNLDPYQVAVVALYHDASEVLTGDLPSPIKYHNEEIARAYKKIENIAEQSLISMLPEEFQEEFLPLIDHHKIPEDVAFIVKSADVVCGYIKAIEEIAAGNHEFEKAKKNIEKSLEKYQTEELRYFIDVFLPSFSLSFDEISQPL
- a CDS encoding DUF2987 domain-containing protein; this translates as MNKTLISTLLLLVLVVPVAAANNKFLSLSYDGFFDRIEKLDKPEFQNVKLAFYLKEMTSGQPCEINSVKLKTKLKSLDVYFYEDGEVILPFDKQFDLDKAQVVINKKNDDNCGLDMRLESVLLFGEEVSGQQIHNMTNTFDEALKKQTGMMSFLAPDVVGLTFLGKAGTKLQIQTPGVGVCNDLGCTITKIEMTDPSKKVRFNERPNKVVPYIKK
- a CDS encoding anti-phage deoxyguanosine triphosphatase, with product MKAWTERRSHNNNVRPNDHREPYQRDKARILHSAAFRRLQAKTQIVGVGQDDFYRTRLTHSLEVAQIGTGLLAQLKQSKQVIANATLQNILPPDALVESICLAHDIGHPPFGHGGEIALNYMMFDAGGFEANGQTLRIVSKLEPYTEHHGMDLTRRTVLGLIKYPQFISSNVNFNHNNDKSIPFLNTSLWKPTKGLFSADQDVADWVFSLLNDKDKNLFCTTSNISKTKETPYQQKKTIYKSFDSSLMETADDIAYAVHDLEDAIVLENVQQHQWETDVLYELKTIDNPWAKKHAEQLTNMLFSGTPSMRKNAIGALVNHLITSIEIKQVSEDFIDPLLKYNVALNEMAEPILQLLKRFVFNNVIQTPAIQQAEFKGQQMLVKLFLAFLSDPQRLLPSATLVRFEQLNSQTEQRREICDYLANMSDSQAIRLYNTMFASS
- a CDS encoding glucosaminidase domain-containing protein — protein: MHNPSKSNLVSRLLTIFIVSTLAAYPFFNHPDKVDEDQQDEIVAETNIVYENEHLPDFSAISDVREKKKAFFSYLQPLVEQVNYEIEQQRDFILNLDKMPVSKNEKARLAKILKRYDVSSDLPFAEMKKRLLRRADTLPVALVLMQAANESAWGTSRFALEANNLFGQWCFKKGCGVIPTGRPEGKTYEVRLFKHPIASIRSYFNNLNTGHAYVSLRTVREQQRNQQEELDPSILATGLLKYSIRREAYVEEIQTMIRVNNKYID